A segment of the Lelliottia amnigena genome:
TGGCGCGTGCCACTGGGGAAGTGGGCGTCGTACTGGTGACGTCAGGCCCAGGCGCTACCAACGCGATAACGGGTATTGCTACCGCCTATATGGATTCCATCCCGCTGGTGATCCTTTCCGGACAGGTTGCAACCTCGCTGATTGGCTACGACGCCTTCCAGGAGTGCGACATGGTGGGGATCTCCCGCCCGGTGGTGAAACACAGTTTTCTGGTGAAGCAAACGGAAGATATTCCGGGGGTGCTGAAAAAAGCATTCTGGCTGGCGGCCAGCGGTCGTCCCGGCCCGGTTGTGGTCGACTTACCGAAAGATATTCTCAATCCTGCCAATAAATTACCTTACGTCTGGCCTGATTCGGTGAGCATGCGCTCGTATAATCCGACCACGCAGGGCCACAAGGGACAGATTAAGCGGGCATTGCAAACGCTCATTGCGGCTAAAAACCCGGTTGTCTACGTTGGCGGCGGCGCGGTAAACGCGCATTGTCACGAACAACTGCGTGAGCTTATCGAAAAATTAAACTTGCCTGTTGCCTCCTCATTGATGGGGCTAGGCGCGTTTCCGGCAACACATCGTCAGGCGCTGGGCATGCTGGGCATGCACGGCACGTTTGAAGCCAACATGACGATGCATAACTCTGATGTGATTTTTGCCGTTGGTGTGCGTTTCGACGATCGCACGACCAACAATCTGGCCAAGTACTGTCCGAATGCGACGGTGTTGCATATTGATATCGACCCGACGTCTATTTCCAAAACCGTGCCCGCTGATGTGCCTATTGTCGGAGATGCGCTACAGGTTCTGGAACAAATGCTCGAACTGCTGGCGCATGAAACGCCAACGCAGCCACTGGATGATATTCGAGACTGGTGGCAGCAGATTGAGCAGTGGCGTGCCCGCCACTGTCTGAAATACGACACGCAAAGCGAACATATTAAACCGCAGGCTGTTATCGAAACCATTTGGCGTCTGACTAAGGGGGAAGCCTATGTGACCTCTGATGTGGGCCAGCACCAGATGTTTGCGGCGCTCTATTATCCCTTTGATAAGCCTCGTCACTGGATCAACTCCGGCGGTCTCGGCACGATGGGCTTTGGCTTGCCTGCCGCGTTGGGCGTGAAGCTGGCGCTCCCGGACGAAATCGTCGTTTGTGTGACGGGCGACGGCAGTATCCAGATGAACATTCAGGAACTCTCCACGGCACTGCAATACGATTTGCCCGTGCTGGTGCTGAACCTGAATAACGGTTATCTGGGGATGGTGAAGCAGTGGCAGGACATGATTTATTCTGGTCGTCACTCCCAGTCGTACATGAAATCGCTGCCAGATTTTGTTCGCGTGGCAGAGGCCTACGGTCACGTGGGCATTCGTGTCAGCGATCCGGCGGAGCTGGAATCGAAGCTTGCCGAGGCGCTCGAGCATGTCAGGAATAACCGCCTGGTGTTTGTCGATGTCATCGTTGACGGAACAGAACACGTCTATCCGATGCATATTCGCGGCGGCGGTATGGATGAAATGTGGCTCAGCAAAACGGAGAGAACCTGATATGCGCCGGATATTATCTGTATTACTGGAAAACGAGTCTGGTGCGCTCTCCCGCGTGATTGGACTCTTTGCCCAGCGCGGCTATAACATTGAAAGCCTGACCGTGGCCCCGACTGACGATCCTACATTATCCCGCATGACCATCCAGACCGTTGGCGATGCGAAAGTGCTGGAGCAGATTGAAAAGCAGCTACACAAGCTGGTGGATGTGCTGCGAGTCAGTGAATTAGGGCAGGGCGCGTATGTTGAGCGCGAAGTCATGCTGGTAAAAATTCAGGCTAGCGGGTACGGCCGTGACGAGGTCAAACGCAATACGGATATCTTCCGTGGGCAGATTATCGACGTTACCCCTTCTATATATACGGTGCAGTTGGCCGGAACCAGCGACAAGCTCGATGCCTTCCTTGCTTCGATACGTGATGTCGCCAAAATCGTTGAGGTCGCGCGCTCCGGCATCGTGGGGTTGTCTCGCGGCGATAAAATTATGCGGTAGCCGTAAAAAAGTTCGCCTCTTTAAGCCTGGCCTGCAAAGTCAGGCTTTTTTTTATCGAAACGCAGCGTAAGCGAGATAAAAGCTATTGCCGCCAGGACTATTCTGCGCTTAGATGTAAAAAGGTATAACCATAAACCTGACAAGGCCATGGACTCTTTTTTTCTTTTAAGGGGCAATTGTGAAACTGGATGAAATCGCCCGGCTTGCGGGCGTGTCACGAACTACAGCAAGCTATGTGATCAACGGTAAAGCGAAGCAGTACCGTGTTAGCGATAAAACCGTTGAAAAAGTCATGGCGGTGGTGCGTGAGCATAACTACCATCCGAACGCTGTCGCCGCCGGTTTACGTGCCGGACGCACCCGCTCTATTGGTCTGGTCATTCCGGATCTGGAAAATACCAGCTACACCCGTATCGCTAATTATCTTGAACGCCAGGCGCGTCAGCGTGGTTATCAGTTACTGATCGCCTGTTCTGAAGATCAACCCGATAATGAAATGCGCTGCATTGAGCATCTGCTGCAACGCCAGGTGGATGCGATTATCGTATCCACTTCCTTGCCGCCAGAGCACCCGTTCTACCAGCGTTGGGCGAACGACTCGTTCCCGATTGTCGCCCTTGACCGTGCGCTGGATCGTGAACACTTTACCAGCGTAGTCGGTGCCGATCAGGACGACGCGGAAATGCTGGCTGCAGAGCTGCGCACCTTCCCTGCGGAAACCGTGCTTTATCTTGGCGCGTTACCCGAGCTGTCCGTCAGCTTCCTGCGTGAGCAGGGATTCCGTAACGCCTGGAAAGACGATCCGCGTGAAGTCCACTATCTCTATGCCAATAGCTACGAGCGTGAAGCCGCTGCTCAGCTGTTTGAAAAGTGGCTTGAGACGCACCCGATGCCGCAGGCGCTGTTTACCACGTCGTTTGCCCTTCTACAAGGTGTGATGGACGTTACGCTACGACGCGAAGGCAAATTGCCGACTGAGCTGGCCATTGCGACGTTTGGTGATAACGAGCTGCTCGACTTCCTGCAATGCCCGGTGCTTGCCGTGGCGCAGCGTCACCGTGACGTTGCGGAGCGCGTGCTGGAAATTGTCCTCGCGAGCCTCGATGAACCTCGTAAGCCGAAACCGGGTCTGACCCGTATCAAACGTAACCTTTACCGTCGCGGTGTGTTAAGCCGTCACTAAAACAGTCATCAGGGCAGCAATAGCAGCCCTGTTTTTTTCCGAATATTACGGGAAATAATAACCTGACTAAATTTAGGATAATTCCTTAAGAACCATAGCCTGCTATTCTTATTATTTCCTTTTCACCCTTCAGCGGCATTTTTAAGGTTATTAAGAGTTCGCTTATCACTATTTTTTGTATTGTTTTGTTACAAAGACTATTCCCTCGCTGAATTATCAGCCGTTTTTATCTTTCATATCTGACTTGCAGTGCCACCGCTTGCGCTTTCTGGCTTGTGCGTTGAATCTGGCGCTGTCATCCCCTGACGATATGTCTTAAAATGCCGCCCGCGTCGCAAACTGACACTTTATATTTGCCTGTATGGATAGAGAGTGAATTTTAACGCTCCTCTGAATATTCATTTTTTTCTTACAAATATTCATGACGTTAATTTGTCTCGTAAGTTGTGCAGTTATTAATCAAGTTGGGTTATGTCGGTAAATAGGGCGCTTTCGAGTCCTTATCGCGGCAGTCCCGGCTTGACAAGCTTTTCCTTCGCTCCGTAAACTCCTTTATGTGGGAATTTGTGGGTTAAAGTGGCGATAAGGGGTGGAGCTGGCATGTTCCGTGGGGCGACGTTAGTCAATCTCGACAGTAAGGGGCGTTTATCGGTACCAACCCGATACCGCGACCAACTGATCGAAAACGCGTCAGGTCAAATGGTGTGCACCATTGACATTAACCACCCCTGCCTGCTGCTTTACACCTTACCCGAATGGGAAATTATCGAGCAAAAGCTGTCGCGACTGTCGAGCATGAACCCGCAGGAACGCCGCGTGCAGCGGTTGTTGTTGGGTCATGCCAGTGAGTGTCAGATGGATAACTCGGGGCGCTTACTGATTGCGCCTGTGTTGCGACAACATGCTGGTCTAACAAAAGAAGTGATGCTGGTCGGGCAGTTCAACAAGTTTGAACTGTGGGATGAAACGACCTGGTATCAACAGGTCAAGGAAGATATCGACGCTGAACAATCTGATTCCGGTGTGTTATCGGATCGATTGCAGGACTTGTCTCTATAAATATGACGGAAAATTATAAACATACATCGGTGCTGTTGGACGAGGCCGTAAACGGTCTGAATATTCGTCCTGATGGCATCTATATTGATGGCACATTTGGTCGCGGTGGTCACTCGCGTCTGATCCTCTCCCAACTGGGAGCGGAAGGTCGCTTATTGGCAATCGATCGCGATCCGCAGGCAATTGCCGTTGCGAAGACTATCGATGATCCACGCTTTTCATTTGTTCATGGGCCTTTCTCAGCGTTGGCTGACTACGTAAGCGAGCGCGATCTCACGGGCAAGATCGACGGGATTCTTCTCGATCTTGGCGTTTCATCACCACAGCTTGATGATGCAGAACGCGGATTTTCTTTCATGCGTGATGGCCCGCTGGATATGCGTATGGACCCAACGCGTGGTCAATCCGCTGCCGAATGGCTGCTGACTGCTGAAGAAGCCGATATTGCCTGGGTGATTAAAACCTTTGGCGAAGAGCGTTTTGGTAAACGTATCGCGCGCGGCATCGTTGAGCGTAATCGTATTGAGCCGATGACACGCACGAAAGAGCTGGCAGAAGTGGTGACGGCGGCAACGCCGGTTAAAGACAAATTCAAACATCCCGCGACCCGTACCTTCCAGGCGGTGCGCATTTGGGTCAACAGTGAACTGGAGGAAATAGAGCTGGCGCTAAAAAGCTCGCTCGGCGTGCTGGCCCCAGGTGGGCGGTTATCCATTATCAGCTTCCATTCGCTGGAAGACCGTATTGTGAAGCGTTTTATGCGCGAACAAAGCCGCGGTCCTCAGGTTCCAGCAGGGCTGCCGATGACGGAAGAGCAACTCAGTAAACTGGGCGGCCGTTATTTGCGAGTACTAGGCAAGATGATGCCGGGCGAAGAAGAGGTGGCAGAGAATCCACGCGCCCGTAGTTCAGTGCTGCGCATCGCAGAAAGGACGAACGCATGATCAGCAGAGTGACAGAGACCCTAAGCAAAGTTAAAGGATCGTTAGGAAGCAACGAGCGCCATGCCTTGCCTGGCGTGATCGGCGACGATCTTTTGCGGTTTGGGAAGCTGCCACTCTGCTTGTTCATTTGCATTATTGTGACGGCCGTGACGGTCGTAACAACCGCACACCATACCCGTTTACTGACCGCGCAGCGCGAGCAGATGGTGCTCGAGCGTGATGCGCTGGATATCGAATGGCGAAACCTGATTCTTGAAGAAAATGCGCTCGGCGATCACAGCCGGGTTGAACGGATCGCAACGGAAAAGCTGCAGCTGCAGCATGTTGATCCTTCGCAGGAAAATATTGTAGTACAAAAATAAGGGAACACGCGACGCATGAGAGCAGCGGCGAAAACGCAAAAACCGAAACGTCAGGAAGAACAGGCCAACTTTGTGAGTTGGCGTTTTGCGTTGCTTTGTGGCTGTATTTTACTGGCGCTGTGTCTGTTGCTCGGTCGTGCTGCGTGGTTACAGATTATCGCGCCGGACATGCTGGTGCGACAGGGAGATATGCGTTCCCTGCGCGTGCAGGAAGTGTCCACTTCGCGCGGTTTGATCACTGACCGTTCTGGTCGCCCGTTGGCGGTGAGCGTGCCCGTTAAAGCGATCTGGGCCGATCCGAAAGAGCTGCATGATGCTGGTGGCGTCACGCTGGATAATCGCTGGAAAGCGCTTGCCGATGCGTTGAAAATGCCGCTCGACCAAATGGCGGCGCGCGTCAATGCCAACCCGAAAGGGCGATTTATCTATCTGGCGCGTCAGGTGAACCCTGATATGGCCGATTACATTAAGAAACTCAAACTGCCGGGGATTCATCTGCGTGAAGAGTCACGCCGCTATTATCCGTCAGGAGAAGTGACCGCTCACCTCATTGGCTTTACCAACGTCGATAGCCAGGGTATTGAAGGGGTCGAAAAAAGCTTTGATAAATGGCTGACCGGACAACCAGGCGAGCGTGTGGTACGTAAAGACCGTTACGGCCGCGTGATCGAGGATATCTCTTCAACGGACAGTCAGGCGGCGCACAACCTCGCGCTGAGTATTGACGAACGTTTGCAGGCGCTGGTTTACCGCGAACTGAATAATGCGGTGGCGTTTAACAAAGCCGAATCTGGCAGCGCCGTGCTGGTGGACGTCAGCACTGGCGAAGTCCTGGCGATGGCGAACAGCCCGTCTTATAACCCGAATAATCTTACCGGTACGCAGAAAGATATCATGCGTAACCGTACCATCACCGACGTGTTCGAACCGGGTTCGACTGTGAAACCGATGGTGGTAATGACCGCGCTGCAGCGTGGCATCGTTAATGAAAATACCGTTCTAAATACCATTCCTTACCGAATTAACGGCCACGAAATCAAAGATGTGGCGCGTTACAGCGAATTGACCCTGACCGGGGTTTTGCAGAAGTCGAGTAACGTCGGTGTTTCTAAGCTGGCGTTAGCGATGCCGTCCTCAGCGTTAGTAGAAACTTACTCACGTTTTGGGCTGGGAAAGGCGACCAATTTGGGGTTGGTCGGAGAACGCAGTGGCTTATATCCTCAAAAACAACGGTGGTCTGACATAGAGAGGGCCACCTTCTCTTTCGGCTACGGGCTAATGGTAACACCGTTACAGTTGGCGCGAGTCTATGCAACGATCGGCAGCTATGGCGTATATCGTCCCCTGTCGATCACCAAAGTTGATCCACCGGTTCCGGGCGAGCGTATCTTCCCGGAATCCACCGTTCGTACCGTGGTACATATGATGGAAAGCGTGGCGCTGCCTGGCGGCGGCGGCGTGAAGGCAGCGATCAAAGGCTATCGCATCGCCATCAAAACCGGTACAGCGAAAAAAGTGGGGCCGGACGGTCGCTACATCAATAAATACATTGCTTACACCGCAGGCGTTGCGCCTGCAAGCAATCCCCGATTTGCGCTGGTGGTCGTTATTAACGATCCACAGGCGGGTAAATACTACGGTGGCGCCGTCTCCGCGCCGGTGTTCGGTGCCATCATGGGCGGCGTTTTGCGTACCATGAATATCGAACCAGATGCGCTGTCGACGGGCGAAAAAAGTGAATTTGTAACTAATCAAGGCGAGGGAACAGGTGGCAGATCGTAATTTGCGCGACCTTCTTGCTCCGTGGGTGCAAAACGTACCTGCGCGGGCACTGCGAGAGATGGTACTCGACAGCCGTGTGGCTGCGTCGGGCGATCTTTTCGTTGCGGTAGTCGGTCATCAGGCGGACGGGCGTCGATATATCCCGCAGGCGATTGCGCAAGGTGTAGCTGCCATTATTGCTGAGGCAAAAGATGACGCAACCGACGGTGAAATCCGCGAAATGCACGGCGTGCCGGTCATCTACCTCAGTCAGTTGAATGAGCGTCTTTCCGCCCTGGCGGGACGTTTTTATCATGAACCGTCTGACCAGTTGCGATTGGTTGGCGTCACCGGGACCAACGGCAAAACCACCACCACGCAGTTGATGGCGCAGTGGGCCCAGTTATTGGGTGAAACGGGCGCGGTGATGGGCACGGTGGGCAATGGTCTGCTGGGTAAAGTCAATCCAACGGAGAACACCACCGGTTCAGCGGTTGATGTGCAGCATGTCCTTTCCGGCCTCGCAGGTCAGGGTGCGACGTTTGCCGCCATGGAGGTCTCTTCACATGGTTTGGTGCAACATCGCGTTTCAGCGCTGAAGTTTGCAGCGTCTGTGTTTACCAACCTGAGTCGCGACCACCTCGATTATCACGGGGACATGGAAAATTACGAAGCAGCAAAATGGCTGCTCTATTCCACGCATCACTGCGGTCAGGCGATCATCAACGCCGATGACGAAGTGGGCCGCCGTTGGCTGGCAAAATTGCCTGATGCAGTTGCGGTCTCCATGGAAGACCATATCAATCCGAATTGCCATGGCCGCTGGCTGAAGGCGACGGACGTGAATTATCACGACAGCGGCGCAACGATTCGCTTTGCTTCTTCATGGGGCGAAGGCGAAATCGAAAGCCGTTTGATGGGCGCATTTAACGTCAGCAATCTGTTGCTGGCGCTGGCCACGCTGTTGGCGTTGGATTATCCACTGGCCGAGCTGGTGAATACGGCCGCACGCTTGCAGCCTGTTTGTGGGCGGATGGAGGTCTTTACCGCACCGGGCAAACCGACGGTGGTGGTTGATTACGCCCATACCCCGGATGCGCTGGAAAAAGCGCTCCAGGCCGCGCGTCTGCACTGTACCGGTAAGCTGTGGTGCGTTTTCGGCTGCGGTGGCGATCGCGACAAAGGTAAGCGCCCACTTATGGGGGCGATTGCTGAACAGTTCGCGGATATTCCTGTTGTGACCGATGACAACCCGCGTACGGAAGAACCGCGCGCCATTATCAACGATATCCTCGCCGGCATGATGGATGCGGGGCACGCTCGAGTGGTTGAAGGCCGCGCCGAAGCGGTCACCAATGCGATTATGCAGGCCAAAGAAAATGACGTTGTGCTGCTGGCAGGCAAAGGTCATGAAGACTATCAAATTGTCGGTGCACATCGTCTGGATTATTCCGACCGTGTGACGGCTGCGCGTCTGCTGGGAGCGTTGGCATGATTAGCATTACGCTACGCCAGGCTGCTACGGTGCTGAATGGCGAGCTGCAGGGTCGGGATCTGACTGTTGATGCGGTGACGACGGATACCCGAAAAATTACGCCGGGCTGTTTGTTCGTCGCGCTGAAAGGCGAGCGCTTTGATGCGCATGATTTTGCCGAACAAGCAAAAGAGAACGGCGCTGGTGCGTTACTGGTGAGTCGTAAACTTGACATCGATCTGCCGCAGTTGGTGGTGAAAGACACGCGCCAGGCATTTGGTGAGCTGGCTGCATGGGTTCGCCAGCAGGTTCCTGCGCGCGTTGTGGCGCTGACGGGATCTTCCGGCAAAACCTCTGTCAAAGAGATGACGGCTGCGATACTCAGCCAATGTGGCAATACGCTTTACACTGCCGGCAATCTGAATAACGACATCGGCGTGCCAATGACGCTACTGGGTTTGACGCAAGAACATCAATACGCCGTGATTGAACTCGGCGCCAATCACCAGGGTGAAATTGCCTGGACTGTTGATTTGACGCGTCCGGAAGCGGCATTAGTCAATAACCTTGCGGCAGCGCATCTTGAAGGATTTGGCTCGCTGGAAGGCGTGGCAAAAGCGAAAGGTGAAATTTATGGCGGCCTGCCGGAGAACGGCATTGCCATTATGAATGCCGATAACAATGACTGGCTGAACTGGCAAAGCACCATTGGCTCGCGTAAAACCTGGCGTTTCTCGCCAAATGCTGCGAACAGCGATTTTTCCGCGACAAATATCCATGTGACCTCACACGGCACGGAATTTACCTTAAAGACCCCAACGGGCGATGTGGACGTGCTGTTGCCTCTGCCGGGTCGTCACAATATTGCGAATGCACTGGCTGCTGCGGCACTGTCAATGGCCGTTGGCGCAACGCACGATGCAATCAAAGCGGGGCTGTTAAACCTCAAGGCCGTGCCAGGACGTTTGTTCCCCATCCAACTGGCTGAAAACAAGCTGCTGCTGGATGACTCTTACAACGCTAACGTCGGCTCCATGACCGCCGCGGTACAGGTGCTGTCAGAAATGCCAGGCTATCGTGTGATGGTTGTAGGCGATATGGCTGAGCTGGGTGACGAGAGCGAAGCGTGCCATGTGCAGGTGGGCGAAGCGGCAAAAGCATCCGGTATTGATTGCGTATTAAGTGCAGGAATTTTAAGCCAGGCGATCAGCCAGGCGAGCGGCGTCGGTGAACATTTTGCTAATAAAACTGCGCTGATTACACGTTTGAAAGAGTTAGTTACAGAGCATCAAATTGTGACTGTTTTAGTGAAAGGTTCACGTAGTGCCGCCATGGAAGAGGTTGTGCACGCATTACAGGAGAACGGAACATGTTAGTTTGGCTGGCCGAACATTTGGTCAAATATTACTCAGGCTTTAACGTCTTTTCTTATCTGACGTTTCGCGCCATCGTCAGCCTGCTGACTGCACTGTTCATCTCGTTGTGGATGGGCCCGCGCATGATTGCCCGTCTGCAAAAACTCTCTTTCGGCCAGGTTGTCCGTAACGACGGCCCAGAATCGCACTTCAGCAAACGCGGTACGCCAACAATGGGCGGGATCATGATCCTCACCGCGATTGTGGTATCCGTATTGCTGTGGGCTTACCCGTCCAACCCGTACGTCTGGTGTGTACTCACTGTGCTGATTGGTTACGGCATTATTGGTTTCGTTGATGATTACCGCAAAGTGGTGCGTAAAGACACCAAAGGCCTTATCGCCCGCTGGAAATACTTCTGGATGTCGGTGATTGCGCTGGGCGTGGCGTTCGCGCTTTATCTGGCGGGTAAAGACACACCGGCAACTGAGCTGGTTGTACCTTTCTTCAAAGACGTGATGCCACAGCTTGGATTGTTCTACATCCTGCTGGCGTATTTCGTGATTGTGGGCACCGGCAATGCTGTGAACCTGACCGACGGCCTCGACGGTCTGGCGATCATGCCAACCGTCTTTGTCGCAGGTGGCTTTGCGCTGGTGGCATGGGCAACCGGTAACATGAACTTTGCCAATTACTTACACATTCCTTATCTGCGCCACGCCGGTGAACTGGTGATCGTCTGTACGGCGATTGTCGGCGCGGGGCTTGGCTTCCTGTGGTTTAACACCTATCCGGCTCAGGTCTTTATGGGTGACGTCGGTTCGCTGGCGCTAGGCGGCGCGCTGGGCATTATTGCCGTGCTGCTGCGTCAGGAGTTCTTGCTGGTGATCATGGGTGGTGTATTTGTTGTTGAAACGCTTTCGGTGATTTTACAGGTCGGTTCCTTCAAGCTGCGCGGTCAGCGCATCTTCCGTATGGCCCCGATTCATCACCACTATGAACTGAAAGGCTGGCCGGAGCCGCGCGTGATTGTGCGCTTCTGGATTATTTCACTGATGCTGGTGCTAATTGGCCTCGCAACACTGAAGGTGCGTTAATCATGGCAGATTACCAGGGCAAAAAAGTCGTTATTATCGGGTTAGGCCTGACGGGGCTTTCCTGCGTGGACTTTTTCCTCGGACGGGGCGTGACGCCGCGTGTGATGGATACGCGTGTTTCACCGCCGGGTCTGGATAAACTTCCGGAAGAGGTTGAACGCCACCTTGGTGGTCTGAATGATGACTGGCTGCTGGCCGCCGATTTGATTGTGGCAAGCCCAGGGTTTGCTCTGGCGCACCCTTCGTTAAGTGCCGCAGCCGATGCGGGCGTCGAGATTGTTGGCGATATCGAGTTGTTCTGCCGCGAAGCGCAGGCACCGGTTATCGCTATCACCGGCTCCAACGGCAAAAGCACCGTCACCACGCTAGTGGGTGAAATGGCGAAAGCCGCGGGCATGAACGTGGGAGTCGGCGGCAATATCGGTTTACCTGCACTGATGCTGCTGGATCAGGAACGTGAATTGTACGTGCTGGAACTCTCTAGCTTCCAGCTGGAGACTACGTCGAGTTTGCGCGCCGTTGCTGCGACGATCCTGAACGTGACCGAAGATCATATGGATCGTTACCCGTTTGGCTTACAGCAATATCGTGCGGCCAAACTGCGCGTCTATGAAAATGCCAAAGTGTGCGTAGTGAATGCCGACGATGCGCTGACCATGCCAGTGCGCGGTGCGGACGAGCGCTGCGTGAGTTTTGGCATCAATATGGGTGACTATCACCTGAATCATCAGCAGGGCGAAACCTGGCTGCGTGTGAAAGGTGAGAAAGTGTTGAACGTGAAAGAGATGAAACTTTCTGGACAACATAACTACACCAATGCGCTGGCGGCGCTGGCGCTGGCAGACGCTGCGGGTCTACCGCGTGCATCAAGTCTGAAAGCATTGACCACGTTTACTGGCCTGGCGCATCGCTTCCAACTGGCGCTTGAGCATAACGGCGTTCGCTGGATTAACGACTCTAAAGCCACTAACGTCGGCAGCACAGAAGCCGCGCTGAACGGATTACGCGTCGATGGCACGTTGTATCTGCTGCTCGGCGGTGACGGTAAATCGGCGGACTTCTCATCTCTCAAGCCCTATCTGTCAGGCGATAACATCCGCGTATACTGCTTTGGCCGCGACGGTGCTGAACTGGCCGCGTTGCGCCCGGACATCGCCACACAAACCGAAACTCTGGAACAGGCGATTCGCCTGATTGCACCGAATGTTCAGCCGGGCGATATGGTGCTGCTGTCTCCAGCCTGCGCGAGTCTCGATCAGTTTAAGAATTTCGAACAGCGTGGCGATCTCTTCGCCCGCCTGGCGAAGGAGTTAGGCTGATGCGTTTATCTCTCCCTCGCCTGAAAATACCGCGCCTGCCTGGATTTGGGATCCTGGCGTGGCTCTTTGCGGCATTGAAGGGCTGGGTGATGGCCTCCCGGGATAAAGATTCCGATAGCCTGATTATGTATGACCGTATGCTGCTCTGGCTGACGCTGGGGCTGGCTGCGATCGGTTTTATCATGGTGACATCCGCCTCCATGCCGGTTGGACAGCGCCTGGCAAACGATCCCTTCCTGTTCGCTAAACGTGATGGTTTGTACATTATTCTGGCGTTCTGCCTGGCGTTGATCACGCTGCGTTTGCCAATGGAATTTTGGCAGCGCCACAGCACCGCCATGCTGATCGCCTCGATTATTATGCTGCTGATCGTGCTGGTGGTGGGGAGTTCGGTCAACGGTGCTTCGCGCTGGATTGCCTTTGGCCCGCTGCGTATTCAGCCTGCTGAATTTACCAAGCTGTCGCTGTTCTGCTATCTCGCAAACTACCTTGTGCGCAAGGTTGATGAGGTGCGTAACAACCTGCGCGGCTTCTTAAAGCCGATGGGTGTGATTCTGGTACTGGCGATTTTACTGCTGGCGCAGCCGGATCTCGGTACGGTCGTAGTGTTGTTCGTCACGACCCTGGCGATGCTCTTCCTGGCGGGTGCAAAACTGTGGCAGTTTATCGCCATCATCGGCATGGGGATTTCGGCGGTCGTACTGCTGATCCTCGCCGAACCGTATCGTATCCGCCGCGTGACCTCTTTCTGGAACCCGTGGGAAGATCCGTTTGGCAGTGGCTACCAGCTGACCCAATCGTTAATGGCCTTTGGCCGTGGCGAAATCTGGGGGCAGGGTTTAGGTAATTCCGTACAAAAACTGGAGTATCTGCCCGAGGCTCATACCGACTTTATCTTCTCCATCATCGGGGGAGGAACTGGGTTATATCGGTGTGGTATTGGCACTTTTAATGGTATTCTTCGTCGCTTTCCGCGCCATGTCGATTGGCCGAAAAGCGCTGGAAATCGATCATCGCTTCTCCGGTTTCCTGGCCTGCTCAATTGGTATCTGGTTTAGCTTCCAGGCATTGGTCAACGTTGGCGCGGCAGCCGGTATGCTGCCGACTAAGGGCCTGACGTTGCCGTTGATCAGCTACGGTGGTTCGAGCCTGTTGATTATGTCGACCGCCATTATGTTTTTATTGCGCATAGATTATGAGACGCGCCTGGAAAAAGCCCAGGCGTTTACACGAGGTTCACGATGAATCAACCGAAGCGGTTAATGGTGATG
Coding sequences within it:
- the murD gene encoding UDP-N-acetylmuramoyl-L-alanyl-D-glutamate synthetase — protein: MADYQGKKVVIIGLGLTGLSCVDFFLGRGVTPRVMDTRVSPPGLDKLPEEVERHLGGLNDDWLLAADLIVASPGFALAHPSLSAAADAGVEIVGDIELFCREAQAPVIAITGSNGKSTVTTLVGEMAKAAGMNVGVGGNIGLPALMLLDQERELYVLELSSFQLETTSSLRAVAATILNVTEDHMDRYPFGLQQYRAAKLRVYENAKVCVVNADDALTMPVRGADERCVSFGINMGDYHLNHQQGETWLRVKGEKVLNVKEMKLSGQHNYTNALAALALADAAGLPRASSLKALTTFTGLAHRFQLALEHNGVRWINDSKATNVGSTEAALNGLRVDGTLYLLLGGDGKSADFSSLKPYLSGDNIRVYCFGRDGAELAALRPDIATQTETLEQAIRLIAPNVQPGDMVLLSPACASLDQFKNFEQRGDLFARLAKELG
- the ftsW gene encoding Cell division protein FtsW produces the protein MRLSLPRLKIPRLPGFGILAWLFAALKGWVMASRDKDSDSLIMYDRMLLWLTLGLAAIGFIMVTSASMPVGQRLANDPFLFAKRDGLYIILAFCLALITLRLPMEFWQRHSTAMLIASIIMLLIVLVVGSSVNGASRWIAFGPLRIQPAEFTKLSLFCYLANYLVRKVDEVRNNLRGFLKPMGVILVLAILLLAQPDLGTVVVLFVTTLAMLFLAGAKLWQFIAIIGMGISAVVLLILAEPYRIRRVTSFWNPWEDPFGSGYQLTQSLMAFGRGEIWGQGLGNSVQKLEYLPEAHTDFIFSIIGGGTGLYRCGIGTFNGILRRFPRHVDWPKSAGNRSSLLRFPGLLNWYLV